The genomic interval CCGCGGACATCGCCGCGGCGGCGCTGTCCCGCGCCGCCGAGCGCGCGACCGCGGCCGGCGTCGACGGGCGGGTGGACTGGGTGCAGGCCGACCTGAGCACGTGGGAGCCGTCTGCGGCCTTCGACCTGGTCCTGACCAACTACGCCCACCCCGCGATCCCGCAGTTGGCGTTCTACGACCGCATCGCGGCGTGGGTCGCCCCCGGCGGGACGTTGCTGATCGTGGGTCACCTCGACGGGCACGGGCACGGTCACGGTCACAACGGCGAGGAGCCGCCCCCGGAGGCGACGGTGACCGCGGCGTCGATCACGGCGCGGCTGGACCCAGGGGTGTGGGAGGTCGTGACCGCCGTCGAGACCGAGCGCACCGTCGCCCGGCCCGACGGGTCGACCAAGCGCCTCGCCGACGTCGTCGTCCGTGCCCGCCGCCGGGGCACGGACTGACGAGGCGTCAGCTCAGGCGAGCGGACCGACGGGGCCGCCGACCGCGGTGACCGGCTTGGCCAGCTTGACGCCGGAGCCGTCGCGGCGGGGGTCGATCTCGGGGAGCTCGACCGGTGCGCCGTTGCCGCTGGAGGCCTTGGCGGGCGCGGGGCCGGCCCAGCCGAGGGTGAGGACGTCCTCGCCCTTGGTGAACCGGTGGCACCGGACGCCGCCGGTCGCGCGACCCTTCTGCGGGAACTCGGCGAACGGCGTGACCTTCACCGAGCCGCCGCCGACGTCGAGCGTGCCGGAACTGCCGGCGATGGTGACGACCGCGCCCTCGCGGCTCGGGTCGACGACCCCGAACCACACGGCCTTCGCACCCTTGCCGAGGTTGATGCCGGCCATGCCGGCGGCCGAGCGGCCCTGGGCGCTGACCTTGGCCGCCGGGAAGCGCAGCAGCTGAGCGTCGGAGGTGATGAAGACGAGGTCGTCGTCCGGACCGGTCACCGAGGCGGCGCCGATGACGCGGTCCCCGTCCTTGAGCGAGATGACCTCCCAGTCGTCCTTGTTCGACGGGATGTCGTGCTTGAGCCGCTTGACCACGCCCTGCGCGGTGCCCATGGCGAGGCCGGGGCCCTCGGGGTCGAGGCTCGCGAGGGCGACGACCTTCTCGCCCTTCTCGAGGCGGACGAACTCGCTCAGCGCGCCGCCGCCGGACAGCGCCGGGGGACCGGCGGTGGCGGGGATGGCCGGCATGTCGATGACCGGCACCCGGATCATGCGGCCGGCGGTCGTGAGCGCGCCGACGTGGCCGCGGGCCGTGGCCTTCACGGCCGAGACGATGACGTCGTGCTTGGCCCGCCCGCCCTCGGCCGGGAGCGGCTCGTCGGTCGGGGTTCGCGCCAGCAGACCGGTCGAGGAGAGCAGCACCCAGCACGGGTCGTCCGTGACCTCGAGCGGCACCGCCGCGGTCGGGGTGCCGGCCGACTCGAGCAGAACCGTCCGGCGTGGGGTGGCGAACTTCTTGCTCATCTCGCCGAGCTCGTCGGACACCGTCCGGCGCAGCAGCTCGTCGGACTCCAGCAGCGCATCCAGGCCGGCGATGGTCTCGCGGAGGTTCTCCGCCTCGCGCTCGAGCTCGAGCTTGTCGAGCCGGGTCAGGCGGCGCAGGGGGGTGTCCAGGATGTACGTCGCCTGGATCTCCGTGAGCTCGAAGATCTCCATCAACCGCGTCCGGGCGGTGGCGGCGTCGTCACTGGTCCGGATGACCTGGATGACCTCGTCGATGTTGAGCAGCGCGATCAGCAGACCGTCGACGAGGTGGAGCCGGTCGGCGGCCTTGCCCCGGCGGTAGCGGCTGCGGCGGCGGACGACCTCGAAGCGGTGGTCCAGGTAGACCTGCAGCAGCTCCTTGAGGCCGAGCGTCAACGGCTGCCCGTCGACGAGCGCGACGTTGTTGATGCCGAAGGAGTCCTCCATCGGCGTCAGCTTGTAGAGCTGCTCGAGAACGGCCTCGGGGTGGAACCCGGACTTGATCTCGATGACGAGCCGGAGCGGGTTGTCCTTGTCGGTGTGGTCGGCGACGTCGGCGATGCCCGCGAGCTTCTTGCCGCGGACGAGCTCGGAGATCTTCGCGACCACGCGCTCGGGGTCGACGCCGAACGGCAGCTCGTCGACGACGATCGCCTTCTTACGGGGCGTCAGGTTCTCGACGTGCGTGGTGGCGCGAGTACGGAAGGTGCCGCGGCCGGTCTCGTAGGCCTCGCGGATTCCGTCGAGGCCGATGATCTTGCCGCCGGTCGGCAGGTCCGGCCCGGGGACGAACCGCATCAGGTCGTCGAGGTCGGCGTTCGGGTGCTTGATCAGGTGCCGGGCCGCGGCGATGACCTCGCCGAGGTTGTGCGGCGCCATGTTCGTCGCCATGCCGACCGCGATGCCGGCCGCGCCGTTCACCAGGAGGTTGGGGAAAGCCGCCGGCAGGACGATCGGCTCGACCTCCGAGCCGTCGTAGCTCGGGATCAGGTCGACGGTGTCCTCACCGATCGCCTCGACCATGGCCATGGCCGCCGCGTCGAGTCGGCACTCGGTGTACCGCATGGCGGCGGGGGCGTCGGCGTAGGAGCCGAAGTTGCCGTGCCCGTCGATCAGCGGCAGGCGCATCGCCAGCGGCTGGGCCATACGGACCAGGGCGTCGTAGATCGCCCCGTCGCCGTGCGGGTGGAGCTTGCCCATGACCTCGCCGACCACCCGGGCGCTCTTGACGTGCCCGTTCTCCGGCCGGAGGCCCATCTCCGCCATCTGGTAGAGGATCCGGCGGTGGACCGGCTTGAGCCCGTCCCGCGCGTCCGGCAGGGCCCGGGAGTAGATGACGGAGTACGCGTACTCCAGGAACGAGCCCCGCATCTCCTCCGAGACGTCCGTCTCGATGATGCGCTCGTCGGGGACTGCGGGCGGGGGAGGGGTCTTGGCCATGCGCCCATTTTCCCTTGCCCCGCCGACGATCCCCGGCCCGGCACGCCCAGCGCCCCCGCCCGCGTGACCTTCCGCTCATGCATGAGCAGGAGGTCGAAATTCGGACATGGCGCGCCCGATTTTCGACTCCCTGCTCATGCATGAGCGGAGGGTGGGGCTCGCCGGGGGGTCGGCGGGGGTCGGCGGGGGGCCGGTGGGGCAGGGAACCCGGGTGGCGCAGGGCGGGTGACGGGGGTCCGAGAACCGCTCATGATCGTTCCCGAGCGGCCGAGGGGAACCACGGGGCCGTCGGCGGCGTCCCAGAGCGGGGAGATCGCCCGGTTCGGGCGATTGAGGGGGAGGTTCGACGTCATGGGCGTCATCAAGCGGTTCGCGATCGGCTCGACGGTGCTCGGTGTCCTGGCCCTCGCCGGGGGCGCGAGCGCGCTCGCCTTCGACGGCGGCAGCTCCACGGGCGGCAACCGCCCCGCGTCCCAGCAGCTCCAGGACCGCGGGGGTTCGGCGTCCGACGCCGTCTCCGGCGCCTTCGAGTCCGACGTCCCGTCGTCCGACTCGGACGTCCTGCCCGACACCGGGGGCTCCGACGCCTCCGCGCGGTGGTTCCGCCCGCACGGCGGCTGACCAGCCCGATCCGAGCACACCGAAGTCGCGCCCGGACAGGGCGCGACCCCGCGGCACGGGGGAACCACGGGGTCGCGCGGGGACGGACGCGCGGGGGGCGGCGTCCGCTGGGCCGACGGAGCGGCCCGGGGGAGAGCTACTCGGAGCGCAGCTCGGGGAGGTCCTCCTCCCAGAACTCGGCCTCGCCGCGGGGGGCGTAGTCGCCGGCGCCGGTCATCTTGGCCGAGTGCCGCTCGTCCTCGGACTGCCGCAGCTCGACGCGGCGGATCTTGCCCGAGATCGTCTTGGGCAGGTCGGTGAACTCGATGCGCCGGATCCGCTTGTACGGGGCGAGCTCGGTCCGGCAGTGGCGCAGAATCGACAGCGCCGTCTCGCGGTTCGGCTCGTGACCGGCGGCGAGGACGACGTAGGCCTTCGGCACCGCGAGCCGCAGCGGGTCCGGTGACGGCACGACCGCGGCTTCGGCGACCGCCTCGTGCTCGATCAGCACCGACTCCAGCTCGAACGGCGAGATCCGGTAGTCGGAGGCCTTGAACACGTCGTCGGCGCGGCCGACGTAGGTGATGTAGCCGTCCGCGTCGCGGGTCCCGACGTCACCGGTGTGGTAGTACCCGCCGCGGGTGACGTCGGCGTTCCGCTCCGGGTCGCCCTTGTAGCCGACCATCAGGCCGAGGTGCGGCTTCGACAGGTCGATGCAGATCTCGCCGTCGTCGCCCTCCTCGCCGCTGACCGGGTCGACCATCGCGATCGTGTAGCCGGGCAGGGCGCGGCCCATCGAGCCGGCCTTGATCGGCTGGCCGGGCGGGTTGCCGACGAGCGCGGTCGTCTCGGTCTGGCCGAAGCCGTCGCGGACCGTGATGCCCCAGGCCTTCTCGACCTGCTCGATGACCTCGGGGTTGAGCGGCTCACCGGCGCCGACGCACTCGCGCAGCGGCAGCTTCCACGCGGACAGATCGGCCTGGATCAGCATCCGCCACACGGTCGGCGGGGCGCAGAAGGTGTCGACCTCGGCGCGCTTCATCACCGCGAGCAGCGCGGCCGCGTCGAAGCGGGCGTAGTTGTAGATCATCACGCAGGCGCCGGCGGTCCACGGCGTGAACAGGTTGCTCCACGCGTGCTTCGCCCAGCCCGGCGAGGAGATGTTCAGGTGGACGTCGCCCGGCTGGACGCCGATCCAGTACATCGTCGACAGGCAGCCGACCGGGTACGAGACGTGGGTGTGCTCGACGAGCTTCGGCTTCGCCGTCGTGCCCGAGGTGAAGTACAGCAGCAGCGGGTCGGACGCGTTCGTGACGCCGTCGGGGGCGAAGTCGGCGGGACCGCTCGTGGTGTCCGGGAACGTCTCGAACCCGGGCGCCCCGGCCACCGCGATCTTGCGGTAGTCACCCGGGACATCGTCGAACTTGGCCGCGTCGCGGCCGTTGGTGATGACGTGGCGGGCCTCGCCGCGGGAGACGCGGTCGGTCAGGTCCGGCGTGCCCAGCAGCGTCGTCGACGGGATCATGACCGCGCCGAGCTTGATGCAGGCCAGCGCGGTCTCCCACAGCTCGACCTGGTTGCCGAGCATGACGATGACCTTGTCGCCGCGGGCGACGCCCTGGCCGCGCAGCCAGGTCGCGAGGCGGTTCGAGCGGTCGCGCAGGTCGCCGAAGCTCAGGATCTGCTCGGAACCGTCCTCCTCGACGATCCAGAGCGCCTTGCCGTCGGGGTTCTCGGCAGCGAGGACGTCGAACCAGTCCAACGCCCAGTTGAACTGCTCCAACTCGGGCCAGGCGAAGGTGTCTCGCGCAGCGGGGTAGTCCGTGCGGATCGACAGCAGGTGGTCGCGGGCGGCGCGGAACGCCGCCGTCGCGGCAGGATTCGTGCTCATCAGCGGGCTCCAGCAGGCTCGAAGGGGCCGGGGGCTCTCAGCAGCCTCATCCCACGGTTGAGACCGGTCAATGCCCGTCCCAACGGACGGGGGTACGCCGAAACCTGGTTGCGGGCCGTGACGGCGCCGCTCACGCTGGGTGCATGACGACCCCGACGTGGGCGCCCCCGGCGGCGCCGCCCGAGGCGCTGGTCGCGGGGGAGCTGCGCCTGGACCGCTGGCGGCCGGGCGACCGCGACGATCTCTACGCGGCGGTGGACACCTCGCGGGCGCACCTGGAGCCCTTCCTGCCCTGGGTCGCGGGGTACGAGCCGGCGTCGACGGAGTGGTTCCTGAACCA from Sporichthya brevicatena carries:
- a CDS encoding class I SAM-dependent methyltransferase, which gives rise to MTTHTFDEQYWERHWTPGAASVMGTAPPHPYLAIELAGLPPGTALDAGCGAGAEAIWLAERGWQVTAADIAAAALSRAAERATAAGVDGRVDWVQADLSTWEPSAAFDLVLTNYAHPAIPQLAFYDRIAAWVAPGGTLLIVGHLDGHGHGHGHNGEEPPPEATVTAASITARLDPGVWEVVTAVETERTVARPDGSTKRLADVVVRARRRGTD
- a CDS encoding DNA topoisomerase IV subunit A, whose amino-acid sequence is MAKTPPPPAVPDERIIETDVSEEMRGSFLEYAYSVIYSRALPDARDGLKPVHRRILYQMAEMGLRPENGHVKSARVVGEVMGKLHPHGDGAIYDALVRMAQPLAMRLPLIDGHGNFGSYADAPAAMRYTECRLDAAAMAMVEAIGEDTVDLIPSYDGSEVEPIVLPAAFPNLLVNGAAGIAVGMATNMAPHNLGEVIAAARHLIKHPNADLDDLMRFVPGPDLPTGGKIIGLDGIREAYETGRGTFRTRATTHVENLTPRKKAIVVDELPFGVDPERVVAKISELVRGKKLAGIADVADHTDKDNPLRLVIEIKSGFHPEAVLEQLYKLTPMEDSFGINNVALVDGQPLTLGLKELLQVYLDHRFEVVRRRSRYRRGKAADRLHLVDGLLIALLNIDEVIQVIRTSDDAATARTRLMEIFELTEIQATYILDTPLRRLTRLDKLELEREAENLRETIAGLDALLESDELLRRTVSDELGEMSKKFATPRRTVLLESAGTPTAAVPLEVTDDPCWVLLSSTGLLARTPTDEPLPAEGGRAKHDVIVSAVKATARGHVGALTTAGRMIRVPVIDMPAIPATAGPPALSGGGALSEFVRLEKGEKVVALASLDPEGPGLAMGTAQGVVKRLKHDIPSNKDDWEVISLKDGDRVIGAASVTGPDDDLVFITSDAQLLRFPAAKVSAQGRSAAGMAGINLGKGAKAVWFGVVDPSREGAVVTIAGSSGTLDVGGGSVKVTPFAEFPQKGRATGGVRCHRFTKGEDVLTLGWAGPAPAKASSGNGAPVELPEIDPRRDGSGVKLAKPVTAVGGPVGPLA
- a CDS encoding AMP-binding protein codes for the protein MSTNPAATAAFRAARDHLLSIRTDYPAARDTFAWPELEQFNWALDWFDVLAAENPDGKALWIVEEDGSEQILSFGDLRDRSNRLATWLRGQGVARGDKVIVMLGNQVELWETALACIKLGAVMIPSTTLLGTPDLTDRVSRGEARHVITNGRDAAKFDDVPGDYRKIAVAGAPGFETFPDTTSGPADFAPDGVTNASDPLLLYFTSGTTAKPKLVEHTHVSYPVGCLSTMYWIGVQPGDVHLNISSPGWAKHAWSNLFTPWTAGACVMIYNYARFDAAALLAVMKRAEVDTFCAPPTVWRMLIQADLSAWKLPLRECVGAGEPLNPEVIEQVEKAWGITVRDGFGQTETTALVGNPPGQPIKAGSMGRALPGYTIAMVDPVSGEEGDDGEICIDLSKPHLGLMVGYKGDPERNADVTRGGYYHTGDVGTRDADGYITYVGRADDVFKASDYRISPFELESVLIEHEAVAEAAVVPSPDPLRLAVPKAYVVLAAGHEPNRETALSILRHCRTELAPYKRIRRIEFTDLPKTISGKIRRVELRQSEDERHSAKMTGAGDYAPRGEAEFWEEDLPELRSE